A genomic segment from Frateuria edaphi encodes:
- a CDS encoding DMT family transporter: protein MDTPRLDGRTLALIGVALVTWSSAYAAIAFALPAFTPGEVAFARLGIGSLCFALWLLVKRPPLPARRDWPQLVALGVIGLTVYHMALNYAETRIASGTAAILISLVPAATAALSALWLRERLPARTLAGLGVALVGVVMVVLASGKQVKFEPMAALVLLSVAASAIYFVGQKPLFARSSVFGVTAFTFFAGTLGALPFATHLPQALAAAPWPRIGALLWLGFAPTFVGYIAWNIAIHRSSASQVSSFIYFSPPIAVLIGWFWLGERPGLLTLVGGAVTVGGVILANMRRRAAVRTVRQTAACKP from the coding sequence ATGGATACCCCCCGTCTGGACGGGCGGACGCTGGCCCTGATCGGCGTCGCCCTGGTCACCTGGTCGTCCGCCTACGCGGCGATCGCCTTCGCGCTGCCGGCCTTCACGCCGGGCGAGGTGGCGTTCGCGCGCCTGGGCATAGGCTCGCTCTGTTTCGCGCTGTGGCTGCTGGTCAAGCGCCCGCCGCTGCCGGCCCGGCGCGACTGGCCGCAGCTGGTGGCGCTGGGCGTGATCGGCCTGACCGTCTATCACATGGCGCTCAACTACGCCGAAACCCGCATTGCCAGCGGTACCGCGGCGATCCTGATCTCGCTGGTGCCGGCCGCGACCGCGGCGCTCTCGGCGCTGTGGCTGCGCGAGCGTTTGCCGGCGCGCACGCTGGCGGGCCTGGGCGTGGCGCTGGTCGGCGTGGTGATGGTGGTGCTCGCCAGCGGCAAGCAGGTGAAGTTCGAGCCGATGGCCGCACTGGTGTTGCTCAGCGTGGCCGCCTCGGCGATCTACTTCGTCGGGCAGAAGCCGCTGTTCGCGCGTTCGAGCGTGTTCGGCGTCACCGCGTTCACCTTCTTCGCCGGCACCCTGGGCGCGTTGCCGTTCGCCACCCACCTGCCGCAGGCACTGGCCGCCGCGCCGTGGCCGCGCATCGGCGCGCTGCTGTGGCTGGGCTTCGCGCCCACCTTCGTCGGCTACATCGCCTGGAACATCGCCATCCACCGCAGCTCGGCCTCGCAGGTGTCCAGCTTCATCTACTTCTCGCCGCCGATCGCCGTGCTGATCGGCTGGTTCTGGCTCGGCGAACGGCCCGGGCTGCTGACCCTGGTTGGTGGCGCGGTCACCGTCGGCGGCGTGATCCTGGCCAACATGCGCCGGCGCGCCGCAGTGCGCACCGTCCGCCAAACCGCCGCCTGCAAACCGTAG
- a CDS encoding Lrp/AsnC family transcriptional regulator, whose protein sequence is MAFVSKPELDARDWQLLEALQQDARQGYAELGRQVGLSAPAVAERVKRLEEAGIIAGYRAVVDPKRLGYSIDAMIRLRCDGGICARIGALVTDVPEVLECRRLAGEDSALLHVVALSVAHLEAVLDRLLKIHPSVSTTTLVVLQTPHTNRPLTRAMWQAAHAVEG, encoded by the coding sequence ATGGCCTTCGTATCGAAACCGGAACTGGACGCCCGCGACTGGCAGCTGCTCGAAGCGCTGCAGCAGGATGCGCGGCAAGGCTACGCGGAGCTGGGCCGGCAGGTCGGCCTGTCCGCGCCGGCGGTGGCCGAGCGGGTGAAGCGGCTGGAGGAAGCCGGCATCATCGCCGGCTACCGCGCCGTGGTGGATCCGAAGCGCCTGGGTTACAGCATCGACGCGATGATCCGCCTGCGTTGCGACGGCGGTATCTGCGCACGCATCGGCGCCTTGGTAACCGACGTTCCCGAGGTGCTCGAGTGCCGCCGACTCGCTGGCGAGGACTCGGCGCTGCTGCACGTGGTCGCGCTGTCGGTGGCGCACCTTGAAGCGGTGCTTGACCGGCTCCTGAAGATCCACCCCAGCGTGAGCACGACTACGCTGGTGGTGTTGCAGACGCCGCACACGAACCGGCCGCTGACGCGCGCGATGTGGCAGGCGGCGCACGCGGTGGAGGGCTGA
- the acpA gene encoding acid phosphatase has protein sequence MSDLPLPPDSDEQPTDPQRRRLLGGLAAAGAGLALGGASVDAVANARSAALPPTKLDALLRRHIQRVVVIYAENRSFNNLFANFPGVAEPLSGLKPEQYLQRDRDGSVLKQLPPIWHGVAPHEQVVNHRKYVVRQEDLTGLPNGPWALRTGGGEPLPQGVVTRDLWHRFYENQRQINGGKNDGFVAWGDSGALVMGYYGDNAANLRLWQLARQYTLCDHFFMGAFGGSFLNHQYLIAAQPPYYPHADQSPARFNIAQTVSGEATDIHLKLAHDSPASAMQGKPETLTPNSLTPDFWAVNTMGPPYAPGFSKDPNDPTRADPGSANTVVPQQHATIGDVLSEAGVDWAWYAGGWKLALEGKGDGDQADFPQRPNFQPHHQPFNYFTAYAPGTAARDRHLRDAGVGETPETNHFLAAVAAGTLPPVTFYKPQGDLNMHAGYSDVDAGDRHVMTVIEALQKSPAWPGLLVVVTVDENGGWWDHVAPPKGDRWGPGSRVPAIIVSPHAKKGHVDHTVYDTGSIARFLTRRFGLRKLPGLTLREESMRAAGGPAPGDLTAALEFGDA, from the coding sequence ATGTCCGACCTTCCCCTGCCCCCGGACAGTGACGAACAGCCGACCGACCCGCAACGCCGCCGCCTGCTCGGCGGCCTGGCCGCGGCCGGCGCCGGTCTGGCACTGGGCGGCGCCAGCGTCGATGCCGTGGCGAACGCGAGAAGCGCGGCGCTCCCGCCGACGAAGCTGGACGCGCTGCTGCGCCGGCACATCCAGCGCGTGGTGGTGATCTACGCCGAGAACCGCAGCTTCAACAACCTGTTCGCGAACTTTCCCGGCGTGGCCGAGCCGCTCTCGGGGCTCAAGCCCGAGCAATATCTGCAGCGCGACCGCGACGGTTCGGTGCTCAAGCAGCTCCCCCCGATATGGCACGGCGTGGCGCCGCACGAGCAGGTGGTCAACCATCGCAAATACGTCGTGCGCCAGGAGGACCTCACCGGCCTGCCCAACGGGCCGTGGGCGCTGCGCACCGGCGGAGGCGAACCGCTGCCGCAGGGCGTGGTCACGCGCGACCTCTGGCACCGCTTCTACGAGAACCAGCGCCAGATCAACGGCGGCAAGAACGACGGCTTCGTGGCCTGGGGTGACTCCGGCGCGCTGGTGATGGGCTACTACGGCGACAACGCGGCGAACCTGCGGTTGTGGCAGCTGGCGCGCCAATACACCTTGTGCGACCACTTCTTCATGGGCGCCTTCGGTGGCTCCTTCCTCAACCACCAGTATTTGATCGCCGCGCAGCCGCCCTACTACCCGCACGCGGACCAGAGCCCGGCCCGCTTCAATATCGCGCAGACGGTCAGCGGAGAGGCCACCGACATCCACCTCAAGCTCGCCCACGACTCGCCCGCCAGCGCGATGCAGGGCAAGCCCGAAACACTGACGCCCAATTCGCTGACGCCCGACTTCTGGGCGGTCAACACGATGGGGCCGCCCTACGCACCGGGTTTCTCCAAGGACCCGAACGATCCCACCCGCGCCGATCCCGGCAGCGCCAACACGGTGGTGCCACAGCAGCACGCGACCATCGGCGACGTGCTTTCGGAGGCGGGCGTGGACTGGGCCTGGTACGCCGGCGGCTGGAAACTGGCGCTCGAGGGCAAGGGCGACGGCGACCAGGCCGACTTCCCCCAGCGGCCCAACTTCCAGCCGCACCACCAGCCGTTCAACTACTTCACCGCATACGCGCCGGGCACCGCGGCGCGTGACCGGCACCTGCGCGATGCAGGCGTGGGCGAGACCCCCGAGACCAATCACTTCCTCGCCGCCGTCGCCGCCGGCACGCTGCCGCCGGTGACGTTCTACAAGCCGCAGGGCGACCTCAACATGCACGCGGGGTATTCGGACGTGGATGCGGGCGACCGTCACGTCATGACGGTGATCGAGGCGCTGCAGAAATCACCCGCGTGGCCGGGCCTGCTGGTGGTCGTCACGGTCGACGAGAACGGCGGCTGGTGGGACCACGTGGCGCCACCCAAGGGCGACCGCTGGGGGCCAGGTTCGCGTGTCCCGGCGATCATCGTGTCGCCGCATGCGAAGAAGGGGCACGTCGACCACACGGTCTACGACACCGGCTCGATCGCGCGCTTCCTGACCCGCCGCTTCGGTCTGCGCAAGCTGCCCGGACTGACGCTGCGCGAGGAGTCCATGCGGGCCGCCGGCGGGCCTGCACCGGGCGATCTCACGGCCGCGCTGGAATTTGGCGACGCGTAG
- a CDS encoding FmdE family protein, with protein sequence MAFPAFFDLAPRITVRDPLAALLGASDDGLLVYGYADAVRLAGHSCPTVAGAFLMARAALRALYPGAPAERGGVSVRMGAPEQEGTTGVVAQVLTLITGAASANGFHGIGGRFVRQGLLRYGTADEAPGVRFQRRDTGQAVRVELDLSHVPSPPGLRERMAKALAPSATAEQRRAFGALWQDRVRRLLLDHANDPAVVRVAALA encoded by the coding sequence ATGGCGTTCCCTGCGTTTTTCGACCTCGCGCCGCGCATCACCGTGCGCGACCCGCTGGCCGCGCTGCTGGGTGCGTCCGATGATGGCCTGCTGGTCTACGGCTATGCCGACGCGGTGCGGCTGGCGGGCCACTCGTGTCCGACCGTGGCCGGCGCCTTCCTCATGGCGCGCGCTGCGCTGCGCGCACTCTACCCCGGCGCCCCCGCCGAGCGCGGCGGCGTGTCGGTGCGCATGGGCGCACCGGAACAGGAGGGCACCACCGGCGTGGTCGCGCAGGTGCTGACGCTGATCACCGGCGCGGCGTCGGCCAACGGTTTCCATGGCATCGGCGGGCGCTTCGTGCGCCAGGGCCTGCTGCGCTATGGGACGGCGGATGAAGCGCCGGGCGTGCGCTTCCAGCGGCGGGACACCGGCCAGGCGGTGCGGGTGGAACTGGATCTCTCCCACGTGCCATCGCCACCCGGCCTGCGCGAGCGCATGGCCAAGGCGCTGGCGCCGTCGGCGACCGCCGAGCAGCGGCGCGCGTTCGGCGCGCTGTGGCAGGACCGCGTGCGGCGCCTCCTGCTGGACCATGCGAATGATCCGGCGGTGGTCCGCGTCGCAGCGCTGGCCTGA
- a CDS encoding glutathione S-transferase family protein: MELFIANKNYSSWSLRPWLLMVEQGIPFEEHMVALRDGSSWDAFRAFAPNGKVPCLRDGDTVVWDSLAIVEYLAERHPGVWPADAKARAWARCASAEMHSGFTALRTTCPMNCAVRVQLHGIDAPLRRDLARLAELWGEGLARFGGSFLAGHAFSAVDAFFAPVAWRILSYGLPLDETSLAYATRLRELPGMQRWYAAALAETVRLKDSEETACRVGTLREDLRAPA, encoded by the coding sequence ATGGAACTCTTCATCGCCAACAAGAACTACTCGTCCTGGTCGCTGCGGCCTTGGCTGCTGATGGTCGAGCAGGGCATCCCGTTCGAGGAACACATGGTCGCCCTGCGCGACGGATCCAGCTGGGATGCCTTCCGCGCCTTCGCGCCCAACGGCAAGGTGCCGTGCCTGCGCGATGGCGACACGGTGGTGTGGGATTCGCTGGCGATCGTCGAATACCTGGCCGAGCGCCACCCGGGCGTGTGGCCGGCCGACGCAAAGGCGCGCGCCTGGGCCCGCTGCGCCAGCGCCGAGATGCATTCGGGCTTCACCGCCCTGCGCACCACGTGCCCGATGAACTGCGCCGTGCGCGTGCAACTGCATGGCATCGACGCGCCGCTGCGGCGCGACCTCGCGCGCCTGGCGGAGCTGTGGGGTGAAGGGCTCGCGCGCTTCGGCGGATCGTTCCTGGCGGGCCATGCCTTCAGCGCCGTGGATGCGTTCTTCGCCCCGGTTGCCTGGCGCATCCTGAGCTACGGACTGCCGCTGGACGAGACCTCGCTCGCCTACGCCACGCGCCTGCGCGAACTGCCGGGGATGCAGCGCTGGTACGCCGCGGCGCTTGCCGAGACGGTGCGCCTCAAGGACAGCGAGGAAACCGCGTGCCGCGTCGGCACGCTGCGCGAGGACCTGCGCGCACCGGCCTGA
- a CDS encoding efflux RND transporter permease subunit, whose amino-acid sequence MNLSGSFIRRPIGTSLLAMGVILAGMICYALLGVSALPQMQFPVIFVQAQEAGADASTIASTVAAPLERHLGQVPGIESMRSHSSEGRAVVFLMFRGGTNLDSAARDVQAAINAAAPDLPPGLNSPPSYEKANPNDDPVIAFALTSDTESAATLFNVADSLLAQRLRQLPGVSQVEIAGAATPAIRVDIDLHALSAMGLTPDQLRNALTAANVTSPQGFLSNGATTMAVTANDQLHSADDFAGLIIAVRGGVPIRLSDVAHVYAGQQDAYQAAWFQGKPAVLMYVYKKADANVIATVDAVKDQVPALRAYLSPGTVLTPYFDGTPTIRASLHEVQATLLISLAMVVLTMALFLRRLAPTLIAALTVPLSLAGAFVVMYTLGYTLNNLTLLALVIAIGFVVDDAIVVIENVIRHIDQGMPRLQAALTGAREIGFTVVSITASLIAVFIPLLFAPGITGMFMHEFTMTLVAAIAMSALISLTLTPSLCALFLRGHANAKPSRLGHALDRFHAGMLRAYTRSLDFALRHALALSLTPLVLIVATFFLFGAVKSGLFPKQDTGLIWGRASASATVSFKDAIARQDRLTAMLLADPDVKAVGSRLGINWQGTSGSFNIELKTRGEGRTDDTFAVLARLSAKADRFPDLDLRLRPIQDLPSGGGGGGNQGAQYQVSLQGDDLAELQQWLPKLINALKKNPKFEDVGSDIDDAGLRQNVVIDRDTAARLGVSIGTIDGALYNAFGQRQVSTIYSDINQYKVVLNALPSQTATPAAINRIYVRSDSGRMIPLGALAHMEPGLAPTSVSHEDQHTTMDLSFNLAKGVSMGEAMGIVQRTVEDLRMPGDIRLNVGGDFRRFMETQSGMGWLILAAILTVYIVLGMLYESLIHPVTILSTLPAAGVGALLALWLTGTELSVISQIALVLLIGIVKKNAIMMIDFALVAEREHGKAPLDAVREACIVRFRPIMMTTMVAILAALPIAIGLGEGSELRRPLGIALIGGLLISQSLTLLSTPALYVIFSCLAARWRAFRSRHRRREMVEAS is encoded by the coding sequence ATGAACCTCTCCGGCTCCTTCATCCGCCGCCCGATCGGCACCTCGCTGCTGGCCATGGGCGTGATCCTCGCCGGGATGATCTGCTATGCGTTGCTGGGCGTGTCCGCGCTGCCGCAGATGCAGTTCCCGGTGATCTTCGTGCAGGCGCAGGAGGCCGGTGCCGATGCCAGCACCATCGCCTCGACCGTGGCCGCACCGCTGGAGCGCCACCTGGGCCAGGTGCCGGGCATCGAGTCGATGCGCTCGCACAGTTCCGAAGGCCGCGCGGTGGTGTTTCTCATGTTCCGCGGTGGCACCAACCTGGACTCGGCAGCGCGCGATGTGCAAGCGGCGATCAACGCCGCGGCTCCGGACCTGCCCCCCGGCCTGAACAGCCCGCCCAGCTACGAGAAGGCCAACCCCAACGACGACCCGGTCATCGCCTTCGCGCTTACCTCCGATACCGAATCGGCCGCCACGCTTTTCAACGTGGCCGACTCCCTGCTGGCCCAACGCCTGCGTCAGTTGCCGGGCGTATCCCAGGTGGAGATCGCCGGCGCCGCGACGCCGGCGATCCGCGTGGACATCGACCTGCACGCGCTCAGCGCCATGGGCCTGACGCCCGACCAATTGCGCAACGCGCTAACCGCGGCCAACGTCACCTCGCCGCAGGGTTTCCTGTCCAACGGCGCGACCACGATGGCGGTGACCGCCAACGACCAGCTGCACAGCGCCGACGACTTCGCCGGACTGATCATTGCCGTGCGCGGCGGGGTGCCGATCCGCCTTTCGGACGTGGCCCATGTCTACGCCGGCCAGCAGGACGCCTACCAGGCGGCCTGGTTCCAGGGCAAACCCGCGGTGCTGATGTATGTCTACAAGAAGGCCGACGCCAACGTCATCGCCACCGTCGATGCGGTCAAGGACCAGGTGCCCGCGCTGCGCGCATACCTCTCGCCCGGCACCGTACTCACCCCGTACTTCGACGGTACCCCGACCATCCGCGCCTCGCTGCACGAGGTGCAGGCGACGCTGCTGATCTCGCTGGCGATGGTGGTGCTGACCATGGCGCTGTTCCTGCGCCGGCTCGCGCCCACGCTGATCGCCGCGCTGACCGTGCCGCTCTCGCTCGCCGGCGCCTTCGTGGTGATGTACACGCTCGGCTACACGCTCAACAACCTCACGCTGCTGGCGCTGGTGATCGCGATCGGCTTCGTGGTGGACGATGCGATCGTGGTGATCGAGAACGTGATCCGGCATATCGACCAGGGCATGCCGCGATTGCAGGCCGCGCTGACCGGCGCGCGCGAGATCGGCTTCACCGTGGTCTCGATCACCGCCTCGCTGATCGCGGTGTTCATTCCGCTGTTGTTCGCGCCGGGCATCACCGGCATGTTCATGCACGAGTTCACGATGACGCTGGTCGCGGCGATCGCCATGTCCGCGCTGATCTCGCTCACCCTGACGCCCTCGCTGTGCGCGCTGTTCCTGCGCGGCCACGCCAACGCGAAACCCTCGCGGCTGGGCCACGCGCTGGATCGCTTCCACGCCGGCATGCTGCGCGCCTACACCCGTTCGCTGGACTTCGCCCTGCGTCACGCGCTGGCGCTGTCGCTGACGCCGCTGGTGCTGATCGTGGCCACGTTCTTCCTGTTCGGCGCAGTCAAGAGCGGGCTGTTCCCCAAACAGGATACGGGGCTGATCTGGGGCCGCGCCAGCGCCAGCGCGACGGTGTCCTTCAAGGATGCGATCGCGCGCCAGGACCGGCTCACCGCGATGCTGCTGGCCGACCCGGACGTCAAGGCGGTCGGCTCGCGCCTGGGCATCAACTGGCAGGGCACCAGCGGCTCGTTCAACATCGAGCTGAAGACCCGTGGTGAAGGCCGCACCGACGACACCTTCGCCGTGCTCGCACGCCTCTCGGCCAAGGCCGACCGCTTTCCCGACCTCGACCTGCGCCTGCGCCCGATCCAGGATCTGCCCAGCGGCGGCGGGGGCGGCGGCAACCAGGGCGCGCAGTACCAGGTCTCGCTGCAGGGTGACGACCTCGCCGAACTGCAGCAGTGGTTGCCGAAACTTATCAACGCGCTGAAGAAGAACCCGAAGTTCGAGGACGTCGGCAGCGACATCGACGACGCCGGCCTGCGCCAGAACGTGGTGATCGACCGCGACACCGCCGCGCGCCTGGGCGTCTCCATCGGCACCATCGACGGCGCGCTGTACAACGCGTTCGGCCAGCGCCAGGTGTCGACCATTTACTCGGACATCAACCAGTACAAGGTGGTGCTCAACGCGCTGCCCTCGCAGACCGCCACGCCGGCGGCGATCAACCGCATCTACGTTCGCTCGGACAGCGGCCGGATGATCCCGCTGGGCGCGCTGGCGCACATGGAGCCGGGACTCGCGCCGACCTCGGTCTCGCACGAGGACCAGCACACCACGATGGACCTCTCGTTCAATCTCGCCAAGGGCGTGAGCATGGGCGAGGCGATGGGCATCGTGCAGCGCACCGTCGAGGACCTGCGCATGCCTGGCGACATCCGCCTCAACGTGGGCGGCGACTTCCGCCGCTTCATGGAAACCCAGAGCGGCATGGGCTGGCTGATCCTGGCGGCGATCCTCACCGTCTACATCGTGCTGGGCATGCTCTACGAGAGCCTGATACATCCGGTGACCATTCTCTCGACGCTGCCGGCGGCGGGTGTGGGCGCGTTGCTCGCGCTGTGGCTGACCGGCACCGAGCTTTCGGTGATTTCGCAGATCGCGCTGGTGCTTTTGATCGGCATCGTCAAGAAGAACGCGATCATGATGATCGACTTCGCGCTGGTGGCCGAACGCGAGCACGGCAAGGCGCCGCTGGATGCCGTGCGCGAGGCCTGCATCGTGCGTTTCCGCCCGATCATGATGACCACGATGGTGGCGATCCTGGCGGCGTTGCCGATCGCGATCGGGTTGGGCGAGGGTTCGGAGTTGCGGCGCCCGCTGGGTATCGCGTTGATCGGCGGCCTGCTGATCTCGCAGAGCCTGACGTTGCTCAGCACGCCGGCGCTGTACGTGATCTTCTCGTGCCTGGCGGCGCGCTGGCGTGCCTTCCGCTCACGGCATCGCCGCCGCGAGATGGTCGAGGCTTCCTGA
- a CDS encoding efflux RND transporter permease subunit gives MGFSTLFIRRPIATSLLMVAVLLLGVLGYRQLPVSALPEIDAPSLVVTTQYPGASATTMAALVTTPLERQLGQISGLSMMSSDSSAGLSTIILQFNMDRDIDIAAQDVQAAISSAKGTLPNNLPYPPVYNRVNPADAPILTLMLTSDSRQLREVNDLADSIIAQKLSQVQGVGLVSIAGNVRPAVRVQVNPSQLSNLGLTLEDVRASLQAANVNAPKGTLNGATQSYSIGTNDQLSDAAAYGQTIISYKDGAPVRLKDVARVVDGVENDQLAAWANGKPAVLLDIRRQPGANIVQTVEQIRAVLPSLQAVLPADVHLDVFADRTVTIRASVHDVEFTLILTVCLVVGVIFVFLRRLWATIIPSIAVPLSLMGTFGVMAFTGMSLDNLSLMALTVATGFVVDDAIVMIENIVRYIEQGKSGKEAAEIGAKEIGFTVLSLTVSLIAVFLPLLLMPGVTGRLFHEFAWVLTIAVAISMLVSLTLTPMMCAYLLKPDQLPEGDDAHERHAAAGKRGVWLRTVDFYGRTLDWVLDHRRLTIVVAAATVVLTVILYVVIPKGLLPEQDTGLVTGVVQADENVAFPQMEQRTKAVAEALRADPAVSGVAAFIGAGTINPTLNQGQLSIVLKDRGDRGGLDEVMPRLQQTVANIPGVALYLKPVQDVTLDSRVASTEYQYSLSEVNSADLAKRAEQMTQALRQRPELADVDNNLANRGNALKLTIDREKASRLGVPVQTIDDTLYDAFGQRQISTIFTQLNQYRVVLEVAPEFRSSRDLLNKLTVRGNGSGALTGSNATSFGQLTSANSATPSGIGNTGNVGFQIGGGGTIPIASLATAEVTSAPLVVSHQQQLPAVTVSFNLAQGYSLSEAVDAIHEVEAQLDFPPQVRGQFIGKAAEFNASIGDEVLLLLAAIVVIYIVLGVLYESYIHPLTIISTLPPAGVGALLALILCGMSLSVDGIVGIVLLIGIVKKNAIMMIDFAIEAQRDGLNARDAIRRACLLRFRPIMMTTAAAMLGALPLALGNGIGAELRRPLGVSIVGGLLLSQLVTLYTTPVIYLYMERFSDWLRLRRERRALARAEADARAV, from the coding sequence ATGGGCTTTTCCACCCTCTTCATCCGCCGGCCGATCGCCACCTCGCTGCTGATGGTCGCGGTGCTGCTGCTGGGCGTGCTCGGCTACCGCCAACTGCCGGTCTCCGCGCTGCCGGAAATCGACGCGCCCAGCCTGGTGGTGACCACGCAATACCCGGGTGCTAGCGCAACCACCATGGCGGCGCTTGTGACCACGCCGCTCGAACGCCAGCTCGGCCAGATTTCCGGCCTGTCGATGATGAGCTCCGATTCCTCCGCGGGGCTGTCCACGATCATCCTGCAGTTCAACATGGACCGGGACATCGATATCGCCGCGCAGGACGTGCAGGCGGCGATCAGTTCGGCCAAGGGCACGCTGCCGAACAACCTGCCCTACCCGCCGGTCTACAACCGCGTGAATCCGGCCGACGCGCCGATCCTCACGCTGATGCTCACTTCCGACAGCCGCCAGCTGCGCGAGGTGAATGACCTGGCCGATTCGATCATCGCCCAGAAGCTTTCGCAGGTGCAGGGCGTGGGCCTGGTGTCGATCGCCGGCAACGTGCGCCCGGCCGTGCGGGTGCAAGTCAATCCTTCGCAGCTGTCCAACCTGGGCCTCACGCTGGAAGACGTGCGCGCCTCGCTGCAGGCGGCCAACGTCAATGCGCCCAAGGGCACGTTGAACGGCGCCACGCAGAGCTATTCGATCGGCACCAATGACCAGCTCAGCGATGCGGCCGCCTACGGGCAGACCATCATCAGCTACAAGGACGGCGCGCCGGTCCGGCTGAAGGACGTCGCGCGCGTGGTCGACGGCGTGGAAAACGACCAGCTCGCCGCCTGGGCCAACGGCAAGCCGGCGGTGCTGCTGGACATCCGCCGGCAGCCGGGCGCGAATATCGTGCAGACGGTGGAGCAGATCCGTGCCGTGCTGCCCTCGCTGCAGGCGGTGCTGCCGGCCGATGTGCACCTGGACGTGTTCGCCGACCGCACGGTCACCATCCGCGCCTCGGTGCACGACGTGGAGTTCACCCTGATCCTCACCGTGTGCCTGGTGGTGGGTGTGATCTTCGTGTTCCTGCGCCGCCTGTGGGCCACGATCATCCCCTCGATCGCCGTGCCGCTGTCGCTGATGGGCACCTTCGGCGTGATGGCCTTCACCGGCATGTCGCTGGACAACCTCTCGCTGATGGCGCTGACCGTGGCCACCGGCTTCGTGGTCGACGATGCGATCGTGATGATCGAGAACATCGTGCGCTACATCGAGCAGGGCAAGAGCGGCAAGGAGGCCGCGGAAATCGGCGCCAAGGAAATCGGCTTCACGGTGCTGTCGCTGACCGTTTCGCTGATCGCGGTGTTCCTGCCGTTGCTGCTGATGCCCGGCGTCACCGGTCGCCTGTTCCACGAGTTCGCCTGGGTGCTGACCATCGCGGTCGCGATCTCGATGCTGGTGTCGCTGACGCTGACGCCGATGATGTGCGCGTATCTCCTCAAGCCCGACCAGCTTCCGGAGGGCGACGATGCGCACGAGCGCCACGCCGCCGCCGGCAAGCGCGGCGTGTGGCTGCGCACGGTCGACTTCTACGGCCGCACGCTGGACTGGGTGCTCGACCATCGCCGCCTGACCATCGTGGTCGCGGCGGCCACCGTGGTGCTGACGGTCATCCTCTACGTGGTGATTCCCAAGGGCCTGCTGCCCGAGCAGGACACCGGCCTGGTCACCGGCGTGGTGCAGGCCGACGAGAACGTGGCCTTCCCGCAGATGGAGCAGCGCACCAAGGCCGTGGCCGAGGCGCTGCGCGCTGACCCGGCCGTGTCCGGCGTTGCTGCCTTCATCGGCGCAGGCACCATCAATCCCACGCTCAACCAGGGCCAGCTCTCGATCGTGCTCAAGGACCGCGGCGACCGCGGCGGCCTGGACGAGGTGATGCCGCGACTGCAGCAGACGGTCGCCAACATCCCGGGCGTGGCGCTGTACCTCAAACCCGTGCAGGACGTGACGCTGGATAGCCGCGTGGCCTCCACCGAGTACCAGTACTCGCTCTCGGAGGTGAACTCGGCGGACCTGGCCAAGCGTGCGGAGCAGATGACCCAGGCGCTGCGCCAGCGGCCCGAGCTGGCCGACGTGGACAACAACCTGGCCAACCGGGGCAACGCGCTCAAGCTCACCATCGACCGCGAGAAGGCCAGCCGCCTGGGCGTGCCGGTGCAGACCATCGACGACACGCTGTACGACGCCTTTGGCCAGCGCCAGATCTCGACGATCTTCACCCAGTTGAACCAGTACCGCGTGGTGCTGGAGGTGGCGCCGGAGTTCCGTTCCAGCCGCGACCTGCTCAACAAGCTGACCGTGCGCGGCAATGGTTCGGGCGCGTTGACCGGCTCCAACGCGACCAGCTTCGGCCAGCTGACGTCCGCCAATTCGGCGACCCCCTCGGGCATCGGCAACACCGGCAATGTCGGCTTCCAGATCGGTGGGGGCGGCACCATCCCGATCGCCTCGCTGGCCACCGCCGAGGTCACCAGCGCGCCACTGGTAGTGAGCCACCAGCAGCAGCTGCCGGCGGTGACGGTTTCCTTCAACCTGGCGCAGGGCTATTCGCTGTCCGAGGCGGTCGATGCGATCCACGAGGTCGAGGCGCAGCTGGACTTCCCGCCGCAGGTGCGCGGCCAGTTCATCGGCAAGGCGGCCGAGTTCAACGCGTCGATCGGCGACGAGGTCCTGCTGCTGCTGGCGGCGATCGTGGTGATCTACATCGTGCTGGGCGTGCTCTACGAGAGCTACATCCACCCGCTGACGATCATTTCGACGCTGCCGCCAGCCGGCGTGGGCGCGCTGCTTGCGCTGATCCTGTGCGGCATGAGCCTGTCGGTGGACGGCATCGTGGGCATCGTGCTCCTGATCGGCATCGTCAAGAAGAACGCGATCATGATGATCGACTTCGCGATCGAGGCGCAGCGCGACGGATTGAACGCGCGCGACGCGATCCGCCGCGCGTGCCTGTTGCGCTTCCGTCCGATCATGATGACGACCGCCGCGGCGATGCTCGGTGCGTTGCCGTTGGCGCTGGGCAACGGTATCGGTGCCGAGTTGCGCCGGCCGCTGGGCGTGTCGATCGTCGGCGGCCTGCTGCTGTCGCAGTTGGTCACGCTCTACACCACGCCTGTGATCTACCTGTACATGGAGCGCTTCTCCGACTGGCTGCGCCTGCGCCGCGAACGCCGCGCGCTGGCGCGCGCCGAGGCCGACGCCCGCGCCGTGTGA